One segment of Rubripirellula amarantea DNA contains the following:
- a CDS encoding HEAT repeat domain-containing protein: MQSQKTKRVFGWFVFLAFATLMHGISPFASHAYSPDDPVVQEMIDRGVAYLESQKMTMPNPGSFDDYSGVPILAAYAHYKCRHDPDNPVVKRGVQAALAMQKALENGAGEHGHKRNYEIPVATLLLAEVDAARYKPQLESFQHHLMDHQMPGGGFGYPGYATGDISQVQYVVLAIWTLDRNGIPLDYGKVAACAEWLMRVQDIRGAWPYQAYDPGPGKGLVAQRERVGMSMGLAGGSSLLIAGDALRLWGDTVDEADPGVPGLPKAIQLYKEDANKKRRGKVKLSQEPVKRSASFFDQWRVANPYTRPKSSDFYYYIIYTRERYESFVEIAYGRPKDKSPDWYNEIAAELKSFQGASGGWDDRAHTSPIVSTSFALLFLIRSTQKAIFQSSQGSLTGGYGFPEDTTNIRVDGSQIKGQAIATQVTDLLSILEEDENADSLGDKSLPDDLDLDPNPKARRAQIDRLERLVRGSRSYQARRVAAKLLGKSDELRVAPALIYALSDPDRVVQSFARDGLRFISRKFDGYDLPPSPPPSADDAVKDRWKQEVSKVQDKWRDWYRTVDPTHVFLDYDL, translated from the coding sequence ATGCAATCTCAAAAAACGAAGCGAGTTTTCGGCTGGTTCGTTTTCCTTGCCTTTGCCACGCTGATGCACGGCATTTCGCCATTTGCTAGTCACGCCTATTCGCCTGATGACCCAGTGGTCCAAGAGATGATCGATCGCGGGGTTGCCTACCTGGAAAGTCAAAAAATGACGATGCCCAATCCTGGGTCATTTGACGACTATTCAGGTGTTCCGATTTTGGCTGCCTACGCTCACTACAAATGCAGGCATGATCCCGACAATCCGGTGGTGAAGCGGGGGGTGCAAGCCGCTTTGGCCATGCAAAAGGCTCTTGAAAATGGGGCAGGCGAGCACGGTCACAAGCGAAACTACGAAATTCCCGTCGCAACGCTGTTGCTGGCCGAGGTGGACGCTGCTCGATACAAGCCTCAGTTGGAATCGTTCCAGCATCATCTGATGGATCATCAGATGCCTGGTGGAGGTTTTGGGTATCCAGGATACGCCACGGGGGATATTTCTCAGGTCCAGTACGTGGTTTTGGCTATCTGGACGTTGGATCGAAATGGAATTCCTTTGGACTACGGCAAGGTTGCTGCTTGTGCCGAGTGGTTGATGAGGGTGCAGGATATTCGAGGCGCTTGGCCCTATCAGGCTTACGACCCTGGCCCCGGAAAAGGTCTCGTCGCTCAAAGGGAACGAGTCGGGATGTCGATGGGTTTGGCGGGCGGTAGCAGTCTGTTGATTGCTGGCGATGCGCTGCGTCTGTGGGGCGATACCGTTGATGAAGCTGACCCCGGTGTCCCAGGTCTGCCCAAGGCAATCCAGCTTTACAAAGAAGACGCCAATAAAAAAAGACGAGGGAAGGTCAAGCTTTCGCAAGAACCCGTCAAGCGTTCAGCAAGCTTTTTTGATCAGTGGCGAGTGGCGAATCCCTACACTCGGCCCAAGTCGAGCGACTTCTACTACTACATCATCTACACTCGTGAACGCTACGAGTCGTTTGTGGAGATTGCCTACGGTCGCCCCAAGGACAAGAGTCCCGATTGGTACAACGAAATCGCTGCGGAACTGAAATCGTTCCAAGGGGCCAGCGGTGGTTGGGATGATCGAGCCCATACGTCGCCGATTGTTAGCACATCGTTCGCTCTTCTGTTTCTGATCCGTAGTACTCAGAAAGCGATCTTCCAAAGCAGCCAAGGGTCTCTTACCGGCGGCTATGGATTTCCTGAAGACACCACCAACATTCGTGTCGATGGAAGTCAAATCAAGGGTCAGGCTATTGCCACTCAGGTTACCGACCTATTATCGATCCTCGAAGAAGATGAGAACGCCGATAGTCTTGGTGACAAATCGCTGCCCGATGATCTGGATCTCGACCCCAATCCGAAGGCACGTCGTGCCCAAATCGATCGGCTTGAGCGTTTGGTTCGCGGGAGTCGTTCCTACCAAGCCCGTCGTGTGGCAGCCAAGTTGTTGGGCAAGAGCGATGAACTGCGAGTCGCCCCGGCATTGATCTATGCACTCAGCGACCCGGATCGCGTGGTGCAGAGCTTCGCACGTGATGGGCTCCGGTTCATCAGTCGCAAGTTTGATGGTTACGATCTGCCGCCAAGTCCACCCCCAAGTGCCGACGACGCGGTCAAGGACCGTTGGAAGCAGGAAGTTTCAAAAGTCCAGGACAAATGGCGAGACTGGTACCGCACCGTTGATCCGACTCACGTCTTTTTGGACTATGATCTCTAA
- a CDS encoding sodium-dependent transporter, whose product MKDSPYQPPSDNPGDNNDSADNDSIANHQDNMDSEHTNSQSETSDNAGSADYIPKEQWGSRIGVILAVAGSAVGLGNFLRFPGQAAQNGGGAFLLPYFISLLVLGIPLCWAEWTMGRFSGVRGFHSAPGVFSIACRNAKARYLSVFALLIPLVIYMYYIVIEAWCLGYAWNYATGNLMLGADPDAYTGFFNDFVGAEQDGYTFGPGIKLLGFIAITFLVNFVLIYRGVSKGIETFCKFAIPLMTICAICVLCRVLTLPRDQVMAGLGFMWNPKPEALLNSQTWLAASSQIFFSLSVGFGVIINYSSYLSKKDDVVLSGLTACSMNEFFEVCLGGMITIPAAFIFLGVSAASFTTFGLGFNALPNVFAQMPAGQLFGFLWFFMLFLAAITSSLSMLQPVIAFLEEGFGLERRASASILGIIALSGTMFVVYFSAGLTALDTFDFWVGTFLIFVLAMVQAVIYGWVFGIKRGAYESSIGAYIKIPTPVHYLLKYIVPVYLGVIFIAFIYQSVFDSVNAETGEVKEGYLKAVLNNEVALMSVIFLTGVTALLLILIHLAGKRWEADGRMAAAIESASFPTKPGN is encoded by the coding sequence ATGAAAGACTCGCCTTACCAGCCGCCGTCGGACAATCCCGGTGACAACAACGATTCCGCCGACAACGATTCCATTGCCAATCACCAGGACAACATGGACTCAGAGCACACGAATTCGCAAAGCGAAACCAGCGATAACGCTGGCTCTGCGGATTATATCCCGAAGGAGCAATGGGGATCGCGAATTGGAGTCATCCTGGCGGTTGCCGGATCAGCTGTGGGCCTGGGCAATTTCCTGCGATTTCCCGGTCAAGCGGCGCAAAATGGCGGGGGAGCATTCTTGCTTCCCTACTTCATCTCGCTTCTAGTCCTGGGCATCCCGTTGTGCTGGGCCGAATGGACGATGGGACGGTTCTCGGGAGTCCGGGGATTTCACTCGGCACCAGGCGTATTTAGCATCGCGTGCCGGAACGCGAAGGCACGCTACCTAAGTGTCTTTGCCTTGTTAATCCCGCTGGTGATCTACATGTATTATATCGTGATCGAGGCATGGTGCCTTGGTTACGCCTGGAACTACGCCACGGGCAACCTGATGCTTGGCGCCGACCCAGACGCCTACACAGGGTTCTTCAACGATTTTGTTGGTGCTGAACAGGACGGATACACGTTTGGCCCAGGCATAAAACTGCTTGGCTTCATCGCGATCACGTTCCTTGTGAACTTCGTCTTGATTTATCGCGGAGTTTCCAAAGGCATTGAGACGTTTTGCAAGTTCGCCATCCCCCTGATGACGATTTGTGCGATTTGCGTGTTGTGTCGAGTCCTGACTTTGCCTCGCGACCAAGTCATGGCGGGCTTGGGGTTCATGTGGAATCCCAAACCCGAAGCACTGCTTAATTCACAGACTTGGCTGGCCGCTTCGAGCCAAATTTTCTTTAGTCTGTCGGTCGGCTTTGGCGTGATCATTAACTACTCGAGCTACCTGTCAAAGAAAGACGACGTCGTTCTGAGTGGTCTCACCGCATGCAGCATGAACGAGTTTTTCGAAGTCTGTTTGGGCGGAATGATTACGATTCCCGCTGCTTTCATTTTTCTGGGTGTCAGTGCGGCCAGCTTTACTACGTTCGGACTTGGCTTCAACGCCCTCCCCAACGTATTTGCTCAGATGCCAGCGGGACAACTGTTTGGATTCCTGTGGTTCTTCATGCTGTTCCTGGCGGCAATCACCAGCAGTCTGTCGATGCTGCAACCGGTCATCGCTTTCCTAGAAGAGGGCTTTGGACTTGAGCGAAGAGCATCGGCTTCCATCCTCGGTATCATCGCGCTGTCGGGAACGATGTTCGTCGTCTACTTTTCAGCCGGTTTGACCGCGCTGGACACGTTCGATTTCTGGGTGGGTACATTCCTGATTTTCGTGCTCGCGATGGTCCAAGCAGTGATCTACGGCTGGGTCTTTGGAATCAAACGGGGTGCCTACGAATCTTCGATTGGCGCCTACATCAAGATCCCAACGCCCGTGCATTACCTTTTGAAATACATCGTCCCGGTATACCTAGGCGTGATCTTCATTGCATTCATTTACCAAAGCGTTTTCGACAGCGTGAATGCTGAAACCGGCGAAGTGAAAGAGGGATACCTCAAAGCCGTTCTGAACAATGAGGTAGCGTTGATGTCTGTGATCTTCCTGACTGGCGTGACAGCGTTGCTATTGATCCTGATTCACCTCGCTGGCAAACGCTGGGAAGCCGACGGCCGAATGGCAGCGGCGATTGAATCAGCGTCCTTTCCCACCAAACCTGGAAACTAG
- a CDS encoding nucleotide pyrophosphatase/phosphodiesterase family protein → MTRPIVVINVVGLTPRLLPHAPRISALGASRAWTSPLPAVTSTSQATMLTGLSPREHGIVGNGWFYRDTQEIRFWQQASSLVQGPKFYDGVETAKMFWWFNQSSGVKYSATPKPHYGCDGSKVFDIIDNTGCDLTRKLGPFPFFSFWGPNAGLPASDWIAKATAAVIRKQKPSLTLAYLPHLDYDYQRFDVQDVARVAEVDRCAGEIIDAANEIGAIVIAVSEYGLGAVSRPVHLNRELRRRDWLTVRDGPFGEMLLPGESEVFAVADHQLAHVYVRNRDLIPEVRRELESIDGVAAVINPGDIELDHPRSGELIALADSDAWFTYYYWLDNQRAPDFASTVDIHRKPGYDPCELFMTSKVRAIGRVAQKKLGMRYKMDVIPLDATLVKGSHGLHPSDDSDGPLIVGPGDLPDDMRGFADYATNLLRGGANDEQPR, encoded by the coding sequence GTGACGCGGCCCATTGTTGTCATCAACGTCGTCGGCCTGACACCCCGACTGTTACCGCACGCGCCGCGGATCTCAGCTTTGGGCGCATCGAGAGCTTGGACCAGTCCGCTGCCTGCGGTCACAAGCACGTCCCAAGCAACGATGTTGACAGGGCTTTCTCCTCGCGAACACGGAATCGTAGGCAATGGTTGGTTTTATCGAGACACGCAAGAGATCCGTTTCTGGCAGCAAGCCAGTTCGCTAGTCCAAGGCCCCAAGTTCTACGACGGCGTCGAGACCGCCAAAATGTTCTGGTGGTTCAATCAATCGTCAGGCGTGAAGTATTCAGCGACTCCGAAACCGCACTACGGGTGCGACGGGTCAAAAGTCTTTGACATCATCGACAATACCGGATGCGATTTGACTCGCAAACTTGGCCCGTTTCCATTCTTCTCCTTTTGGGGCCCCAACGCGGGGCTTCCCGCCTCGGACTGGATCGCGAAAGCCACAGCCGCCGTGATTCGAAAACAGAAGCCGTCCCTTACGCTCGCCTATTTGCCACACCTGGATTACGACTACCAACGCTTTGACGTGCAAGACGTCGCAAGGGTCGCCGAAGTTGATCGTTGCGCTGGCGAAATCATCGACGCGGCAAATGAAATCGGAGCGATAGTAATTGCGGTAAGCGAGTACGGCCTTGGTGCGGTGTCACGACCTGTTCACCTCAATCGCGAACTCCGCCGACGCGATTGGTTGACGGTCCGCGATGGACCGTTTGGTGAAATGCTGCTTCCTGGTGAATCAGAAGTATTCGCCGTCGCCGATCATCAACTTGCACACGTTTACGTTCGCAACCGAGACCTCATCCCCGAGGTTCGGCGAGAACTTGAGTCGATCGACGGCGTGGCTGCGGTCATCAATCCTGGCGACATCGAACTGGACCATCCCCGCAGTGGCGAGCTGATTGCATTGGCCGACTCGGATGCCTGGTTTACCTATTACTACTGGCTCGACAACCAGCGAGCCCCGGACTTTGCCAGCACCGTTGATATCCATCGCAAGCCTGGATACGACCCGTGTGAATTGTTCATGACGAGTAAAGTGCGAGCGATCGGACGTGTTGCTCAGAAAAAACTGGGAATGCGATACAAGATGGATGTCATTCCGCTCGACGCCACACTTGTCAAAGGCAGCCACGGTTTGCACCCAAGCGATGACAGCGATGGCCCTTTGATCGTCGGCCCGGGTGACCTACCCGATGACATGCGAGGTTTCGCCGACTACGCGACCAACCTACTTCGCGGCGGTGCTAATGATGAACAGCCCCGTTGA
- the dusB gene encoding tRNA dihydrouridine synthase DusB, with product MKTPPPLRIGDLVIDPPILQAPMAGFTNAAFREIVRGFGGAGLLATEMVNARGFVWLDEHEAEHPDRLWGVAEEARPLAVQIWDNDPETMAKVGRRLAEEYRVSVVDINFGCPVRQVTEKAHSGSYLLREPKRMHAIISQLVKACAPTPVTAKIRLGCSPESVNCNEVAQVVEEAGAAALTVHGRTAKDMFRGNADWDRISEIKSHLRNIPLIGNGDLDSAEKVVAAFENYDVDGVMIARACLGKPWLFAQAAAALRGEPIPPDPTMQQQRDVMLNHYKLVVDRFGEEKGTVLMRKYACCYAQGKHGARFFRMHVAKVSSAEEFYAVVDEYFPVIDNRERVMS from the coding sequence GTGAAAACGCCTCCGCCCCTTCGCATCGGTGACCTCGTTATCGATCCGCCGATTCTGCAAGCTCCGATGGCTGGGTTCACGAATGCCGCTTTCCGCGAAATCGTACGCGGATTCGGCGGGGCGGGGCTGTTGGCAACCGAAATGGTAAACGCTCGTGGTTTCGTTTGGCTCGATGAGCATGAAGCCGAGCACCCCGATCGCTTGTGGGGCGTGGCTGAAGAAGCTCGGCCGTTGGCTGTACAGATTTGGGACAACGACCCCGAGACGATGGCGAAGGTGGGGCGTCGTTTGGCTGAGGAGTATCGCGTCAGTGTCGTCGATATTAATTTTGGTTGTCCGGTGCGTCAGGTGACCGAGAAGGCGCACAGCGGAAGCTACTTGCTTCGCGAGCCTAAACGCATGCATGCCATCATTAGCCAACTGGTCAAAGCTTGTGCTCCGACGCCTGTTACGGCCAAGATTCGATTAGGCTGCTCGCCTGAAAGCGTCAATTGCAACGAGGTCGCCCAGGTCGTTGAAGAAGCTGGGGCCGCTGCGTTGACCGTCCATGGTCGGACTGCCAAGGACATGTTTCGAGGCAATGCCGATTGGGATCGAATCAGCGAAATCAAATCTCACCTTCGCAACATCCCGCTCATTGGAAATGGCGACTTGGATTCGGCCGAGAAGGTGGTTGCTGCGTTTGAAAACTATGATGTCGACGGGGTCATGATTGCGAGAGCTTGTTTGGGTAAACCTTGGCTCTTTGCCCAAGCCGCTGCAGCGTTGCGTGGAGAACCGATTCCTCCAGATCCAACGATGCAACAGCAACGCGACGTGATGCTTAATCACTATAAGTTGGTGGTGGATCGTTTCGGTGAAGAGAAGGGCACCGTGCTGATGCGAAAGTACGCGTGCTGTTACGCGCAAGGTAAGCATGGTGCGAGATTCTTCCGGATGCACGTCGCCAAGGTTTCTAGTGCCGAAGAGTTCTATGCGGTGGTGGACGAGTATTTTCCTGTGATCGACAACCGCGAACGCGTCATGTCTTAG
- a CDS encoding ABC transporter ATP-binding protein has product MPVLIQVRDAHKAYGDQVLLDGAEVSLTDDVKVGFIGRNGAGKSTFLRALLGDEELEKGEVIHHPSLRIGYLRQHDPFKPDESALDFLMRDSGQPDWKCGEVAGQFELKGAYLEGPVKALSGGWQTRVKLAALLLHDPNMLMLDEPTNFLDLRTQILLEHFLRDFGKAALIVSHDRAFLKATCTQTLELSRGKLTMFSGKIDAFLEYREERREHDRRVNSTVIAKQKQLERFIEKNRASAATASQARSKAKQLEKLQTTEIEVDEPTVYIRAPKVEPRSGTALRCEGLAIGYPATKDLPEHVIADTIALEIEHGQRIAIVGDNGQGKTTLLRTLVHSLEPLAGSMKWGHNIEIGTYAQHVYTSLDERQTVIEHLEYNSDSNLVRQDLLAMAGALLFRDEHIQKKVKVLSGGERARLCMASLLLGTANVLVLDEPGNHLDVETVEALATALDSYKGTVIFTSHDRHFVRRVATHVVEVRDGRVKLYFGNYDSYLESVEGEIDEGERERSGTAAGGKSAGKTSVGDYRKEKQDQRKTEKEIKNLEKKIARLDDERKKLDTKMSTETNPDEAMKLHTRIEELRVEIEEAEAKWLELSGYE; this is encoded by the coding sequence ATGCCCGTTCTGATTCAAGTACGAGACGCTCACAAAGCCTACGGTGATCAGGTTTTACTCGACGGAGCCGAAGTTTCGTTGACCGACGATGTCAAAGTTGGCTTCATTGGCCGAAACGGAGCCGGGAAGTCCACGTTTCTACGCGCGTTGCTCGGTGATGAGGAGCTCGAAAAGGGCGAAGTGATCCACCATCCTTCGCTAAGGATTGGCTATCTGCGGCAACACGACCCGTTTAAGCCCGACGAATCAGCACTCGATTTCTTAATGCGTGACAGTGGTCAGCCGGATTGGAAGTGCGGCGAAGTCGCGGGGCAGTTCGAATTAAAGGGAGCTTATCTGGAAGGACCCGTCAAAGCACTTTCAGGCGGTTGGCAAACTCGAGTCAAATTGGCGGCGCTTCTGCTGCATGACCCCAACATGTTGATGCTCGACGAGCCGACGAACTTTCTGGACTTGCGGACGCAGATCCTGCTCGAACACTTCCTTCGTGACTTCGGTAAAGCCGCATTGATCGTTAGCCACGATCGCGCTTTCCTAAAAGCGACCTGTACTCAAACGCTTGAACTTTCGCGTGGCAAATTGACCATGTTCTCGGGAAAGATCGACGCGTTTCTTGAGTATCGCGAAGAACGACGCGAGCATGATCGACGAGTGAACTCAACAGTGATCGCCAAGCAAAAACAACTCGAACGCTTCATTGAAAAGAACCGAGCTAGCGCAGCGACCGCTTCTCAGGCACGCAGCAAAGCCAAGCAGCTCGAGAAATTGCAAACCACCGAGATCGAAGTTGATGAGCCAACCGTCTACATTCGAGCCCCCAAGGTAGAACCTCGAAGCGGGACGGCGCTGCGATGCGAGGGTTTGGCGATTGGCTATCCGGCTACCAAAGATCTACCCGAGCATGTCATCGCCGACACGATCGCCTTAGAGATCGAGCATGGTCAGCGGATTGCGATCGTGGGTGACAACGGTCAGGGCAAGACGACGTTGCTGCGGACGCTCGTTCATTCACTTGAGCCGCTCGCAGGTTCGATGAAATGGGGGCACAACATCGAAATCGGAACTTATGCCCAGCACGTCTACACTTCGCTTGACGAGCGTCAAACAGTCATCGAACACCTCGAATACAACTCCGACAGCAATCTGGTGCGGCAGGATTTGCTGGCGATGGCCGGCGCATTGTTGTTTCGCGATGAACACATCCAAAAGAAAGTTAAGGTGCTCAGCGGTGGCGAACGCGCGCGGTTGTGTATGGCAAGCTTGTTGTTAGGTACTGCCAACGTGCTCGTACTCGACGAACCGGGGAACCACTTGGATGTCGAGACGGTTGAGGCTTTGGCCACGGCTTTGGACAGCTACAAAGGAACCGTGATCTTCACGAGCCACGATCGTCACTTTGTGCGACGAGTGGCGACTCACGTGGTCGAGGTCCGCGATGGACGAGTGAAATTGTACTTCGGTAACTACGACAGCTACCTCGAAAGCGTCGAAGGTGAAATCGACGAAGGCGAACGTGAGCGTTCCGGAACTGCCGCCGGAGGCAAGTCCGCCGGCAAAACGAGCGTCGGAGATTACCGCAAAGAGAAACAGGATCAGCGGAAGACCGAGAAGGAAATCAAGAATCTAGAGAAGAAAATTGCCCGTTTGGATGATGAACGAAAGAAGCTCGACACGAAAATGTCGACTGAGACGAACCCTGACGAGGCGATGAAGCTGCACACTCGGATCGAAGAACTTCGCGTCGAAATCGAAGAAGCGGAAGCAAAGTGGCTCGAACTGAGCGGTTATGAGTAG